The Metabacillus sediminilitoris genome window below encodes:
- a CDS encoding acyl-CoA thioesterase, which translates to MEAKYCKESRVIRTSRVFPNDVNNHNTLFGGKLMSDVDQIASISAARHSRRECVTASTDSVDFLHPVQPKDSVCFESYVTWTGTSSMEVFVKIIAEDLKSGKRKMAATALLTFVALDEQKRPTRVPQVIPESEEEKKLHETAPERARIRKERKQKSKELAAFLTTNQPWDLQSCNGFV; encoded by the coding sequence ATGGAAGCAAAATATTGCAAAGAGTCACGAGTGATACGAACAAGTCGTGTATTCCCAAATGATGTAAATAATCACAATACATTATTTGGCGGAAAATTAATGAGTGATGTGGACCAAATCGCTTCCATTTCCGCAGCACGTCATAGCCGGAGAGAATGTGTAACGGCTTCAACAGATTCAGTTGATTTTTTACATCCTGTTCAGCCGAAAGATTCAGTCTGTTTCGAATCATATGTAACTTGGACAGGAACATCATCGATGGAAGTTTTTGTGAAAATTATCGCAGAGGACTTAAAAAGCGGTAAACGTAAAATGGCAGCGACTGCCCTCTTAACTTTTGTTGCTCTTGATGAACAGAAAAGGCCAACACGCGTTCCACAGGTGATTCCCGAATCAGAGGAAGAAAAAAAGTTACATGAAACTGCACCAGAGAGAGCAAGAATCCGTAAAGAAAGAAAACAAAAAAGTAAAGAATTAGCTGCATTTTTAACAACAAATCAGCCATGGGACCTACAATCTTGTAATGGTTTTGTCTAA
- a CDS encoding aldehyde dehydrogenase family protein codes for MTQNQVLDANCFEWINKMSKSFIDGVWVEGGSGRNYSIKDPYDHSTITTVELANLEQIKDAYNKAKSAQKEWAKSTPEQRREVLMKALDYLEKNSENILELITRETGGTLLKAQVEFGFGLSDIKDAINMVDEIYSPKDYSSVTPGKINRVYRLPLGVITSITPFNFPFNMATRTIFPAIALGNSVVHKPDLQVGIVGGQVFAKAFEEAGLPAGVFNSILTDLQESEDEFLLNPNSSFISFTGSTGVGKHIAKVTGGTFKQMALELGGNNPLVVLGDADVEQAVKIAIFGKFLHSGQICAITNRIIVQNDIYDEFVSKFVEKVKGLTVGDPKDPNTVIGPVINEKQADKIMGLVNKAKEDGLKIALEGQRTGNVISPFVFVNVPNYSSLATSEIFGPVAQIIRAESDEEAIRFANDTEYGLSSSIVTSDLEKGERLALKIESGTTHVNDIPQVLEGNVPFGGIKQSGIGRFGYEWVVAEFTTTKWVSIQKDNLEYPF; via the coding sequence ATGACACAGAATCAGGTATTAGATGCAAACTGCTTTGAATGGATAAATAAAATGAGCAAAAGCTTTATTGATGGTGTATGGGTAGAAGGTGGCAGCGGGAGGAATTATTCAATCAAAGATCCTTATGATCATTCAACCATTACAACAGTAGAGTTAGCTAATTTAGAACAAATAAAAGATGCTTATAATAAAGCAAAATCAGCACAAAAGGAATGGGCTAAATCTACTCCAGAACAAAGAAGAGAAGTTTTAATGAAAGCATTAGATTACTTGGAGAAAAATAGTGAGAATATATTGGAATTAATTACACGTGAAACAGGTGGAACATTGCTTAAAGCTCAAGTTGAGTTTGGATTTGGTCTTAGTGATATAAAAGATGCTATTAATATGGTTGATGAAATATACTCACCAAAAGATTATTCATCTGTTACACCAGGTAAGATTAACCGTGTATATAGATTGCCTTTAGGTGTTATTACTTCAATCACACCTTTTAACTTCCCTTTCAACATGGCGACAAGAACGATTTTCCCTGCAATTGCTCTTGGGAATAGCGTTGTTCATAAGCCTGATCTGCAAGTTGGGATAGTAGGTGGACAGGTTTTTGCGAAGGCTTTTGAAGAAGCAGGACTTCCTGCTGGAGTGTTCAACTCTATTTTAACTGATCTACAAGAATCTGAAGATGAATTCTTATTAAATCCTAACTCCTCGTTTATTAGTTTTACAGGATCAACTGGTGTTGGTAAACATATTGCAAAAGTAACTGGTGGTACATTTAAACAAATGGCATTAGAACTTGGAGGAAATAATCCTTTAGTTGTACTAGGTGATGCTGATGTTGAACAAGCTGTTAAAATAGCTATCTTTGGAAAATTCCTTCATAGTGGTCAAATCTGTGCTATTACAAATCGTATCATCGTTCAAAACGATATTTATGATGAGTTTGTTAGTAAATTTGTAGAAAAGGTAAAGGGTTTAACAGTAGGCGATCCTAAAGATCCTAACACGGTTATTGGACCTGTCATTAATGAAAAACAAGCAGATAAAATTATGGGGCTAGTCAATAAGGCAAAAGAAGATGGATTAAAGATTGCTCTGGAGGGCCAACGAACAGGTAATGTTATTTCGCCATTTGTTTTTGTTAATGTCCCTAATTATTCAAGCCTTGCAACATCTGAAATTTTTGGACCAGTTGCACAAATCATTCGAGCTGAAAGTGATGAGGAAGCGATTCGTTTTGCCAATGACACTGAATATGGCTTATCTTCTTCTATAGTAACTAGTGACTTAGAAAAAGGTGAAAGGTTAGCTCTTAAGATTGAATCAGGTACAACGCATGTAAACGATATACCACAAGTTTTGGAGGGAAATGTACCTTTCGGTGGTATTAAACAAAGCGGTATTGGGCGTTTTGGATATGAATGGGTCGTTGCGGAGTTTACTACGACTAAATGGGTTTCTATCCAAAAGGATAACCTTGAGTATCCATTTTAA
- a CDS encoding aminotransferase family protein: MQQTNRLGTLTREELAEIDIKHYLHPTTPPKAHYLSGPSTIFSEGKGIYLKDVEGQERIDGVSMLWNVNLGYGNEELAEAAKHQMVKLAYSSSFSGQSNEPAILLAQKVASLAPGDLNVCFFTSGGSESNDTAFKLARFYWKIKGKPERTKIISLEQSFHGVTVGATSATGIEGFQNFTTSNAPNFLKAIAHALNAERGDKSDPNYARSIRGVIEAEGADTIAAVIVEPIQGAGGVRFPPEGYLQAVRKLCDEHGILMIADEVICGFGRTGKMFGVDNWDVVPDLLCVAKGISSGYAHLGAVIMREHIREAFILSDEMMFHGFTYSGHPMACAVGLKTLEILERDNIVENSRLRGEELLKGLKYLESNHKHVTQVRGLGLLAGIELLKDPETGVPFDPSEHAAAKYTDLCMDLGLQLRYFDWKGTNTVALAPPLIITKTQVEDIINRMSDALKAFEKQI, from the coding sequence ATGCAACAAACAAATAGACTTGGAACCTTAACTAGAGAAGAATTAGCAGAAATCGATATAAAACATTACTTACATCCAACTACTCCACCAAAAGCTCATTATTTATCCGGTCCTTCAACCATTTTTTCAGAAGGAAAAGGAATTTACCTAAAGGATGTTGAAGGGCAAGAACGAATTGATGGGGTATCCATGCTGTGGAATGTCAATCTTGGCTATGGTAATGAGGAACTTGCTGAAGCTGCTAAACATCAAATGGTAAAGCTGGCATACAGTTCTTCCTTTAGTGGTCAGTCAAACGAGCCTGCAATACTTCTGGCTCAAAAGGTAGCTTCATTAGCACCTGGTGATTTAAATGTTTGTTTCTTTACTTCCGGGGGCTCAGAGTCAAATGATACAGCCTTTAAGTTAGCACGCTTCTATTGGAAGATAAAAGGGAAGCCGGAGCGAACAAAAATTATTTCTCTGGAGCAATCATTTCACGGCGTTACAGTAGGTGCAACAAGTGCCACTGGTATTGAAGGCTTCCAAAATTTCACTACATCTAATGCACCGAATTTTCTCAAAGCAATAGCACATGCATTAAATGCAGAGCGAGGAGATAAGAGCGATCCAAATTATGCCCGTTCCATTCGCGGAGTGATTGAAGCAGAAGGTGCTGATACCATTGCTGCTGTCATCGTGGAGCCTATTCAAGGGGCCGGTGGTGTGAGATTCCCTCCTGAAGGATACCTTCAAGCAGTACGTAAGCTTTGTGATGAGCATGGTATTTTAATGATTGCCGACGAAGTAATTTGTGGATTTGGACGTACAGGTAAAATGTTTGGTGTAGATAACTGGGATGTAGTACCTGACTTATTATGTGTGGCAAAAGGGATCTCTAGCGGATATGCACATCTTGGAGCCGTTATTATGAGAGAGCACATTAGAGAAGCGTTTATTCTATCAGATGAAATGATGTTCCACGGCTTCACATACAGTGGGCATCCAATGGCCTGCGCAGTAGGGTTAAAAACGCTTGAAATTTTAGAAAGAGATAATATTGTAGAAAATAGTAGACTTCGAGGTGAAGAATTATTAAAAGGCTTAAAGTATTTAGAAAGCAACCATAAACACGTGACACAAGTAAGAGGGCTTGGACTATTAGCGGGTATTGAATTGTTAAAAGATCCTGAAACGGGTGTTCCGTTTGATCCATCTGAGCATGCAGCCGCAAAATATACAGATCTATGTATGGATTTAGGGTTGCAATTACGTTACTTTGATTGGAAAGGAACAAATACTGTCGCTCTTGCACCGCCGCTTATTATTACAAAAACTCAAGTGGAGGATATTATTAATAGAATGTCAGATGCGCTTAAAGCATTTGAAAAACAAATTTAA
- the ald gene encoding alanine dehydrogenase yields the protein MIIGVPKEIKNNENRVGITPAGVVAFKKCNHEVWVETGAGLGSGFTDQDYMDAGAVIVSSAKKVWSAQMVIKVKEPIAEEYGYFYEGLILYTYLHLAPEPELTKALVDKKVVAIAYETIQLDNKTLPLLTPMSEVAGRMSVQIGARFLENPNGGKGVLMGGVPGVSPAEVVIIGGGIVGTNAAKMAVGMGANVTILDVNIDRLRQLDDMFQGRLKTLASNSYNIAESVKKADLLVGAVLIPGARAPQLVTEEMIKTMNPGSVVVDVAIDQGGSIATIDHITTHSDPTYVKYGVVHYAVANMPGAVARTSTLALTNVTIPYGIQIANKGYKLAAKENRALAKGINVIDGYVTYHAVAEAHGYSYVSIENVLERQNVTV from the coding sequence ATGATAATCGGTGTTCCAAAAGAAATTAAGAATAATGAAAATCGAGTTGGTATTACTCCAGCAGGAGTTGTAGCATTTAAAAAGTGTAATCATGAAGTATGGGTAGAAACAGGTGCAGGATTAGGAAGTGGATTTACAGATCAAGATTACATGGATGCGGGTGCTGTAATCGTTTCATCTGCTAAAAAAGTATGGTCAGCACAAATGGTTATTAAGGTAAAAGAACCTATTGCTGAGGAATATGGTTATTTTTACGAGGGATTAATTCTATATACGTACCTACATCTTGCTCCTGAACCAGAATTAACCAAAGCACTTGTAGATAAGAAAGTGGTGGCTATTGCTTATGAAACCATCCAATTAGACAATAAAACACTTCCGTTATTAACACCTATGAGTGAAGTAGCAGGAAGAATGTCTGTCCAGATTGGAGCTCGTTTCTTGGAAAATCCTAACGGTGGTAAAGGTGTACTAATGGGGGGAGTACCTGGAGTATCACCAGCAGAGGTGGTCATTATTGGCGGTGGGATTGTTGGAACGAATGCTGCAAAAATGGCCGTTGGAATGGGAGCAAATGTAACGATTTTAGATGTAAATATCGATCGTCTTCGACAACTGGATGACATGTTCCAAGGTCGTTTAAAAACATTAGCTTCAAATAGCTATAATATTGCGGAATCTGTTAAAAAAGCGGACTTATTAGTTGGTGCAGTACTTATTCCAGGAGCTCGAGCTCCTCAATTAGTAACAGAGGAAATGATTAAAACGATGAACCCCGGTTCTGTTGTGGTAGACGTCGCGATTGACCAAGGCGGTTCAATTGCAACCATTGATCATATTACTACACATAGTGATCCTACTTACGTTAAATACGGAGTCGTTCATTATGCAGTAGCTAATATGCCAGGCGCTGTTGCGAGAACATCTACATTAGCTTTAACAAATGTCACGATTCCATATGGTATTCAAATTGCCAATAAAGGGTACAAACTAGCAGCCAAAGAGAATCGTGCATTAGCAAAAGGGATTAATGTTATTGATGGTTACGTAACGTATCATGCAGTTGCAGAAGCACATGGTTATTCCTATGTTTCTATCGAAAATGTTTTAGAACGTCAAAATGTAACAGTATAA
- a CDS encoding MFS transporter, translating into MGFIFLDRTALSYIVPALVEELSITNSQVSQVVMWQTIGFAIVGPVIGVLSDKTGKRKIILIAAVIATSIFSALSALANSFTYLLFIRFLVGAAEGPILPIAMTMVASVSTKGNFGRNAGIVNAGVAVIATTLGPLIVTQLITLTTWRWAFVLIGIPSLVLGFIIWKFTAEVRTVLSKVEESESTIKSSFLAVFKYRNVNISILIFICCMAGLWILYSFAPLYLTSVSHFSIPKMGLIMSLMEILQIGSTIIVPLFSDYYGRKTALVLFSLLAVLAPLGLYIAPSGWIGAGALIIFGGLLGSIAPIFQNIIPSESVSIQLIATSSAFIIGLGEILGSVILGMAGTYADSFGLTFMMIIASISALVMAVFGLFLKETNKRNSKVIVTNKTAKQS; encoded by the coding sequence TTGGGATTTATTTTTTTGGATCGTACCGCTTTATCCTATATCGTTCCTGCATTAGTTGAAGAGTTAAGTATAACGAATAGTCAAGTAAGTCAGGTTGTCATGTGGCAAACAATTGGATTTGCCATAGTTGGTCCAGTCATAGGGGTATTATCCGATAAAACAGGAAAGAGGAAAATCATATTAATAGCAGCGGTTATTGCAACCTCGATTTTTTCAGCATTATCGGCACTGGCGAATTCTTTTACTTATTTGTTGTTTATTCGATTTTTAGTTGGAGCAGCAGAAGGCCCTATTTTACCAATAGCCATGACGATGGTAGCCTCTGTATCCACTAAAGGGAATTTTGGAAGAAATGCGGGTATAGTAAATGCTGGCGTTGCAGTTATTGCTACAACACTGGGTCCCTTGATCGTTACTCAATTAATAACACTTACAACTTGGAGATGGGCTTTTGTATTAATAGGAATCCCTAGTTTAGTGCTAGGCTTTATCATTTGGAAATTTACAGCAGAAGTAAGAACAGTCTTATCAAAAGTTGAGGAAAGTGAATCAACTATAAAATCCAGCTTTTTAGCCGTTTTTAAGTATAGAAATGTGAACATTAGTATTTTAATTTTTATTTGCTGTATGGCTGGTTTATGGATTCTTTATTCTTTTGCACCATTATATTTAACATCAGTTAGTCATTTTTCGATCCCTAAAATGGGTTTAATCATGTCGCTTATGGAGATTTTACAGATTGGTTCAACAATTATTGTTCCACTTTTTTCTGACTATTATGGTAGAAAAACTGCTTTAGTATTGTTTTCCTTGCTAGCAGTGCTAGCACCATTAGGTCTATATATAGCACCAAGTGGGTGGATAGGTGCTGGAGCTTTAATCATATTTGGAGGCTTATTAGGATCCATTGCACCGATTTTTCAAAATATTATACCTAGTGAAAGTGTTTCAATCCAATTAATAGCAACATCAAGTGCATTCATTATTGGCCTAGGTGAAATCTTAGGGTCAGTCATTTTGGGTATGGCTGGTACATATGCAGATTCATTTGGTTTAACCTTTATGATGATTATTGCATCAATTTCAGCGCTAGTAATGGCTGTTTTTGGATTATTCCTTAAAGAAACAAATAAAAGGAATTCTAAGGTAATAGTAACAAATAAAACTGCTAAACAATCATGA
- the odhB gene encoding 2-oxoglutarate dehydrogenase complex dihydrolipoyllysine-residue succinyltransferase — protein MIEIKVPDLAESITEGTILEWLVTIGDKVTKGESVVELETDKVNLEVNTEYSGVVTKVLKEPGDTVEVGDVIAILEDNVAEGEVQAVPAAPEKSEKEAVQHASTPPAPEIPKAAQPIASPSARKLARELGIDLRQVVSSDPLGRIRPHDVKAHTQIPVTKEEPQSEKTSSKPSAKQVDHENDKPMERIKMSRRRQTIAKRLVEVQHTAAMLTTFNEVDMTAIMDLRKKRKDAFFEKHDVRLGFMSFFTKAVVAALKKYPLLNAEIQGDELVIKKFYDIGIAVAAPEGLVVPVVRDANQKSFAEIERDISDLGKKARDNALSLKDLQGGTFTITNGGVFGSLMSTPILNAPQVGILGMHKIQTRPIAIDNDRIENRPMMYIALSYDHRIVDGKEAVSFLAMIKELLEDPESLLIEG, from the coding sequence ATGATTGAAATCAAAGTACCAGATCTAGCAGAATCCATTACAGAGGGAACCATTTTAGAATGGCTCGTTACGATTGGTGATAAAGTGACCAAAGGTGAAAGTGTAGTAGAATTGGAAACAGACAAAGTCAATTTAGAAGTAAACACAGAATACTCAGGTGTCGTAACAAAAGTACTAAAAGAGCCTGGAGATACAGTAGAAGTAGGAGATGTAATCGCCATTTTAGAAGACAATGTTGCTGAAGGTGAAGTACAAGCTGTTCCAGCAGCTCCGGAAAAATCGGAAAAAGAAGCGGTGCAGCATGCGAGTACCCCGCCAGCACCAGAAATTCCAAAAGCAGCCCAACCGATTGCTTCACCGTCAGCAAGAAAATTAGCAAGAGAACTAGGAATTGATTTACGTCAAGTAGTCAGCAGTGATCCACTTGGCAGAATTAGACCGCACGATGTGAAAGCACACACGCAGATACCTGTTACAAAAGAAGAGCCACAATCGGAAAAGACAAGTTCCAAGCCATCCGCTAAACAGGTAGATCACGAGAACGACAAACCGATGGAACGCATAAAAATGTCCCGCCGTCGTCAAACCATTGCCAAACGTCTCGTTGAAGTCCAGCATACTGCTGCGATGTTAACGACATTTAACGAAGTCGATATGACGGCTATTATGGATCTGCGCAAAAAACGTAAAGATGCCTTTTTTGAAAAACATGATGTTCGTCTAGGATTCATGTCGTTCTTTACGAAAGCCGTTGTAGCAGCTTTAAAGAAATACCCGCTTTTGAATGCCGAAATTCAAGGGGATGAGCTTGTCATCAAGAAATTTTATGATATTGGAATCGCAGTAGCAGCTCCAGAGGGATTGGTTGTACCGGTTGTGCGTGATGCAAATCAAAAAAGTTTCGCTGAAATTGAAAGAGATATTAGCGATCTCGGCAAAAAAGCACGAGACAATGCCCTGTCATTAAAAGATTTACAAGGTGGTACATTTACCATTACAAATGGCGGCGTATTTGGATCTTTAATGTCAACGCCGATTTTAAACGCTCCGCAGGTAGGTATTCTCGGTATGCATAAAATTCAAACAAGACCGATCGCTATCGATAATGATCGAATAGAAAACCGTCCAATGATGTATATTGCTCTTTCTTATGATCATCGCATTGTCGATGGCAAAGAAGCTGTTAGCTTCCTAGCTATGATAAAAGAGCTGTTGGAGGATCCAGAATCTTTATTAATAGAAGGATAA
- a CDS encoding APC family permease: MESKELLDVLPITSSEPELKRTLKFRDLVIFGLGFMAPVAAMSLFGIITLVSQGHSVLSYIIGFVAMLFTAYSFGKMVEAYPVAGSTYTYAQRALHPRIGFIAGWGMLLDYLLIPMLTFLISANFANALVPSIPIWIWVLIFALPITIVNIIGIEVAAKVNTILVLLMVMAVVAFVISAGHYIVTGDLSLIDFSAIYSQDSFSIGAIISGAAIVIVAYLGFDAITTLAEETDIGGNKIGWGIIFTCVIQTVFFVSVTYLAVILQGSYTSIENPDTAFFDVLNIIGGVILQTFVTSTIIASGVASAMASQSASSRLLLGMGRDGVIPKKFFGYIHPTFKTPVNNILLMSILGIIGAILMNMQLVSDLVAFGGLLGFSFVNVCVINHYYIKNKQRNFFKFLFVPLMGMAVCLYILWGLSTAGKIVGFTWMGIGLIYLLIRSYFSKEFKRFIRNKNEEIKTLVE, translated from the coding sequence GTGGAATCAAAAGAATTATTGGATGTTTTACCCATTACATCAAGTGAGCCAGAATTAAAACGAACATTAAAGTTCCGAGATTTAGTGATTTTTGGACTTGGCTTTATGGCTCCAGTTGCAGCCATGTCATTATTCGGAATCATTACGTTAGTTTCTCAAGGGCATTCCGTACTGTCCTATATTATTGGCTTTGTAGCTATGTTATTTACTGCTTATAGTTTTGGAAAAATGGTAGAAGCTTATCCCGTTGCTGGTTCTACTTATACATATGCACAGCGGGCACTTCATCCAAGAATCGGGTTTATTGCAGGATGGGGAATGTTGCTTGATTATCTTTTAATTCCAATGCTGACGTTTTTGATCAGTGCTAATTTTGCCAATGCACTAGTGCCTAGTATTCCAATTTGGATATGGGTCCTCATTTTTGCTTTGCCTATCACTATCGTAAATATTATTGGTATTGAAGTAGCAGCAAAGGTTAATACGATTTTAGTGTTACTTATGGTTATGGCAGTGGTTGCGTTTGTCATTAGTGCTGGACATTATATTGTAACAGGAGATCTGTCACTAATTGACTTTAGTGCCATTTATAGTCAGGATTCTTTTTCAATAGGCGCAATTATAAGTGGAGCTGCTATCGTGATTGTTGCTTACTTGGGATTTGACGCCATTACAACATTAGCAGAGGAAACAGATATAGGAGGAAACAAAATTGGTTGGGGAATTATTTTTACTTGTGTCATTCAAACGGTATTTTTTGTTTCAGTAACCTATTTAGCTGTCATTCTGCAGGGTAGTTATACATCCATTGAAAATCCTGATACAGCATTTTTTGATGTCCTTAACATCATTGGCGGAGTAATTCTTCAGACTTTCGTTACATCGACCATTATAGCTTCTGGTGTTGCTAGTGCAATGGCAAGTCAGTCAGCATCAAGCAGACTGCTTTTAGGAATGGGGAGAGATGGAGTGATTCCTAAAAAATTCTTCGGATATATTCATCCAACATTTAAAACACCTGTAAACAATATCCTTTTAATGTCTATATTAGGCATTATCGGTGCCATATTAATGAATATGCAACTAGTATCAGATTTAGTAGCGTTTGGAGGGTTACTAGGATTTTCTTTTGTTAATGTTTGTGTTATTAACCACTATTATATCAAAAATAAGCAAAGAAATTTCTTTAAATTCCTATTTGTCCCTTTAATGGGGATGGCAGTTTGTTTGTATATCTTATGGGGCCTTTCAACAGCCGGGAAAATCGTTGGTTTTACTTGGATGGGAATTGGTTTGATCTACCTCCTCATTCGTTCATACTTCTCTAAAGAGTTCAAAAGATTCATAAGAAATAAAAATGAAGAAATCAAAACATTAGTAGAATAA
- a CDS encoding NAD(P)-dependent malic enzyme yields the protein MSTLREEALKMHKENQGKLGVHSKVAVRNAKDLSLAYSPGVAEPCIEIHEDENKVYDYTMKGNLVAVVTDGSAVLGLGNIGPKAAMPVMEGKSLLFKSFADVDAFPICLDTTDPDKIVEVVKLLEPTFGGVNLEDIAAPHCFEIEDRLRKACQIPIFHDDQHGTAIVTAAGLMNSLKLADKRIEDISVVVNGAGAAGVAIVKLLLQMGVKDAILCDTKGIIYEGRSVGMNPFKEEMARITNREQKQGLLADALVGADVFVGVSAAGAITKEMVRSMNHNSIIFAMANPVPEIMPQEAKESGALVVGTGRSDFPNQVNNVLAFPGIFRGALDVHAKEINEEMKLAAVYAIAGLIDEQDLHSDYVIPDPFDSRVAAYVAAAVADAAIESGVSQKHVNREDIKMRLLPLAEKTVVSVQ from the coding sequence ATGTCCACTTTACGTGAAGAAGCATTAAAGATGCACAAGGAAAATCAAGGAAAGCTCGGTGTCCACTCAAAAGTTGCTGTACGTAATGCAAAAGATTTAAGTCTAGCTTATTCACCAGGGGTAGCAGAGCCTTGCATAGAAATACATGAAGATGAAAACAAAGTATATGACTATACAATGAAGGGGAATCTAGTTGCGGTTGTCACAGACGGATCAGCTGTACTTGGCCTTGGTAATATTGGACCGAAAGCCGCAATGCCTGTAATGGAAGGTAAATCATTGTTATTCAAGTCATTTGCTGATGTGGATGCCTTCCCTATTTGTCTAGATACAACTGATCCAGATAAAATTGTTGAAGTTGTCAAATTATTGGAGCCAACGTTTGGTGGAGTTAATTTAGAGGATATTGCGGCTCCACATTGTTTTGAAATTGAGGATCGCTTACGAAAAGCTTGTCAGATTCCGATTTTTCACGATGACCAGCATGGCACAGCCATTGTAACAGCTGCGGGGTTAATGAACTCTTTAAAATTAGCTGATAAAAGAATTGAAGATATCAGTGTTGTCGTAAATGGAGCAGGTGCTGCAGGTGTGGCAATTGTTAAGCTACTTCTTCAAATGGGTGTAAAAGATGCCATTTTATGTGATACAAAAGGAATCATTTATGAAGGTCGCTCTGTGGGAATGAATCCATTTAAAGAGGAAATGGCTCGTATTACCAATAGAGAACAAAAACAAGGTTTATTAGCAGATGCACTTGTGGGAGCAGATGTATTTGTAGGAGTCTCAGCAGCAGGTGCTATTACGAAAGAAATGGTTCGTTCTATGAATCATAATTCAATCATTTTTGCAATGGCAAATCCTGTACCGGAAATTATGCCCCAGGAGGCAAAAGAGTCGGGAGCCCTGGTAGTAGGAACAGGACGTTCTGATTTTCCTAACCAGGTCAATAATGTACTTGCATTCCCTGGTATTTTTCGGGGAGCTTTAGATGTTCACGCAAAAGAAATTAATGAAGAAATGAAGCTTGCAGCTGTTTATGCGATTGCTGGATTAATTGATGAGCAGGACCTACATAGCGATTATGTCATTCCAGATCCATTTGACAGCAGAGTGGCCGCATATGTAGCGGCTGCCGTTGCTGACGCTGCAATAGAATCAGGTGTTTCGCAAAAGCATGTAAATAGGGAAGACATCAAAATGCGTCTATTACCCTTAGCAGAAAAAACAGTAGTGAGTGTTCAATAA
- a CDS encoding helix-turn-helix transcriptional regulator — protein MFNKMRYSFFPSQPEIMSNCSFYKEYKPMKSANNDIALYCEFQLKDKASSILPIIPDGSIEILFSCDEKEPIAFVATSPEKRCDYQFQSNIRYFGIRLSPGQNKILFNCSMKELLNYKQIPLLDVLKEDESFIEGMLIKKNFKERINWVQSYINKSDTDHSYAKNLLTYCLNRIYSTNGTININELSSETGYTDRYIRKKFESFVGYSPKKFSQIVRLQHSINKLVSQNIKVSNVIDEHAFYDESHFYKDFKKYISLTPNEYLDQLINQG, from the coding sequence ATGTTTAATAAAATGAGATATTCTTTTTTCCCATCTCAACCGGAAATCATGTCTAATTGTTCGTTTTATAAAGAATATAAGCCTATGAAATCGGCAAATAATGATATAGCACTTTACTGTGAATTCCAGCTAAAAGATAAAGCATCTTCTATTTTACCTATTATTCCCGATGGTTCTATCGAAATACTCTTTTCATGTGATGAAAAGGAACCTATTGCATTTGTAGCTACCAGCCCTGAGAAAAGATGTGATTATCAGTTCCAGTCAAATATTCGTTATTTTGGTATTAGATTATCACCAGGCCAAAATAAAATACTTTTTAACTGCTCTATGAAAGAACTATTAAACTACAAACAAATTCCTCTATTGGATGTGCTTAAAGAAGATGAGTCTTTTATAGAAGGAATGCTCATTAAAAAGAACTTTAAAGAGAGAATAAATTGGGTTCAGTCATACATAAACAAAAGTGACACCGATCATTCTTATGCTAAAAATCTCCTTACTTATTGTTTAAATAGAATTTATTCAACAAACGGTACGATAAATATAAATGAACTATCATCGGAAACTGGTTATACGGATCGATATATCCGAAAGAAATTTGAGAGTTTTGTTGGCTATTCTCCTAAAAAGTTTTCTCAAATTGTAAGACTTCAACACTCTATCAATAAACTTGTGTCACAAAACATAAAGGTATCCAATGTAATTGATGAGCATGCTTTTTATGATGAATCTCATTTTTACAAAGATTTTAAGAAATATATCTCCCTAACTCCTAATGAATATTTAGATCAATTAATAAACCAAGGTTAA